The genomic interval CAATGAGACCATCGACCCGTTTTTTAGCTTCTGCTTCGCGGATCTTCGAACGTTCAGAGTCCTGCTCAAGCTCTTGAACTCTTTGTTTAAGCGCACTGATCGTGCCAATCATTTTGGTGATTCTCTCTTCCAGTTTTATTAGTTCCTCCAATGTGTCTCCTTTGTTCTTAAACTAGCCTGGAACTGCCCGGTTATTTCAAGGACGATCTTGGAGATGAATTTTTCAACTTCCGCATCGGTGAGTGTGCGGTCCGGTGCCCTGAAATACAGGCGGAATCCAAAGCTTTTTTTACCCTCCGCCAAGTTTTTCCCTTTGTAATAATCGAAGAGAATCGTTTTTTCCAGAACCGGTCCGCCGACCCGGCGCATCAGCGCCATCATATCGGACGCTTCGGTGGCGTTGTCGACCAGGAATGAAAGATCGCGGATGTTCGCCGGGAACTTTGCCGGTGGCTGGTAGAACGATTCGCTGACCAGGGGCCATAATTTATCCAGGTTCAGTTCAAAGTACATGTAATCGCCCTCGCAGAGATCACGATCGATCACGCCCAGGTACCCGATCTCCATGTTGGCGTGGGACAAGAGCGTAGCTTGGCTGAAACCCGTCCTTTGCACATGGCTGAACTGGATGTTCTGGATATGCAGTGCCGCGAAGAGCGCCTCAGTCGTGCCTTTGGCGTCAAAATAATCGATGGCGCGGTCCGGTTCATGCCAGAACCCAGGCCGAGCTTCACCGCCCATGGCGACGCCCAGATGTTTTTCCTGGAATGGTTCCTCCGGGATGAGAATATTACCGATCTCGAACAGCTGCAGGTTATAATTGCCTTTCGACCGGTTATGCAATACGCAATCGATCATGCCTGAGAACAGCGACGGCCTCAGGCTGTCGAACCTTTCGTTAAGCGGATTTTTGATCGATACATACCGCGTATATCCAAGTTCGGTTAAACGCTTGCTCGCGGCCAGGGAGAGATTGTAGGTTTCGTTGAACCCCCGGCCCACCATGAAATCCTTGACCGTCTCCTCATACTCGCGACTTTTCGGTTTGACCGCGAGCGGCACCCATTTCAAGGACGGCACCTCGGGGATCTTCATGTAGCCATAGAGCCGGGCGACTTCTTCGAAGATGTCTTCTTCGATACGCAGATCGCCCCGGTAGTGGGGGATGCTCGCGGCCAGGGTCGTGCTGCCCGTGGTATGGATATGCGCCCGGGCCAGCATCTTCTTGACCGTTTCGTTCGGGAGGTCTAAAGACAGGATCTTGTTCAATCGCGCGGCCGAAAAACGCACTTTCCGGGTGCGCATTTTCTTGCCGCA from bacterium carries:
- the pheT gene encoding phenylalanine--tRNA ligase subunit beta — encoded protein: MLFSVKWLEDLLGAKINVEQLTRSLLDLGIETEGQSSLAPPGIVTGLIKGIDPHPKLHNLSILDIKTTKKVQIVTAAKNIKPQDIVLVGPVGVTFQNETIVPKDFDGVRSDGTLVSEEELGLAEKSTGVIVLDQIEPGREFKDCLDDVVIEIKTFPNRFDWLSMIGLAREVAIALGISYSPEENLAPQANHEGAFKILIKDLSGCPRYTARIFEDIAVQESPFWMKWRLHCMGMKGISNVVDITNIMMLMYGQPLHPFDLDLLKGSIIIRRARAGEEFITLEGTVFKLTREDLVIADKNGPIALAGVIGSKRAEISASTNRVLLESAYFDPARIAATARRLGIQTEASMRFERGADYAMVDETSLQTAALFKKYAAARETEFTGCGKKMRTRKVRFSAARLNKILSLDLPNETVKKMLARAHIHTTGSTTLAASIPHYRGDLRIEEDIFEEVARLYGYMKIPEVPSLKWVPLAVKPKSREYEETVKDFMVGRGFNETYNLSLAASKRLTELGYTRYVSIKNPLNERFDSLRPSLFSGMIDCVLHNRSKGNYNLQLFEIGNILIPEEPFQEKHLGVAMGGEARPGFWHEPDRAIDYFDAKGTTEALFAALHIQNIQFSHVQRTGFSQATLLSHANMEIGYLGVIDRDLCEGDYMYFELNLDKLWPLVSESFYQPPAKFPANIRDLSFLVDNATEASDMMALMRRVGGPVLEKTILFDYYKGKNLAEGKKSFGFRLYFRAPDRTLTDAEVEKFISKIVLEITGQFQASLRTKETHWRN